The following DNA comes from Bacillaceae bacterium S4-13-56.
ACATTTTCCCGTTATGCGCAGGAGCCACCAATCATATCTCAAGATTCCCCCATTTTTGCGCGTATGTTTCCATTATTCATCTCCAAACAAAATCAGAAAATAAATCAACGCAAATCCGTTGACTCACAATCTTTAGTTTGTTAGCATATTAGCATGGTAAAGTATTAAAGCAAAAGTGAAATACAATAGAAAATACAACACCAAAAATGATCATCATTTCACTTTTTGAAAAATGTTCATTACAATGAACTTTAACAAAAGAAAGGTTGTTTTGTCGATGAAGAAGCAAATGTTTGAAAAGCCATTAGGCATGCGTGATACATTGCCAGAACTCTATCAGCAAAAAGAAAGAGTAAGGAATGTTCTATCTGAACAGTTAGGGAGCTGGGGGTATCATTATCTTGATACGCCCATTTTGGAATATTACGAGACTGTTGGGGGAGCAAGTGCCATACAGGATCAACAGCTTTTTAAATTATTGGATCAACAGGGACATACTCTCGTGATGCGCCCGGATATGACAGCACCCATCGCACGAGTGGCTGCCTCAAGATTGAAAGACCAGCCGATGCCTTATCGCTTAGCTTATGCAGGTCCTGTTTTTCGTGCTCAACAGTTCGAGGGCGGACGTCCTGCCCAATTTGAGCAAGTGGGCATTGAGTTAATAGGAGACCCATCGATCTATGGCGATGGAGAAGTCATCGCACTTCTTGCCAAGTCACTCGAGAAAATTGGGCTCCCTGCTTATCAAATTACAGTCGGACATATTGGTTTCGTCCGCGGGCTTCTGGATGAAGTCTTTCCAGAGGATAAAGAAATTATTGAAAAGTTTATTCATCTTCTCCATAGAAAAAATCGTGTCGGTTTTGAGGAGTTATTAGAACATCAATCTATTAACCAACAAGATAAAGAT
Coding sequences within:
- a CDS encoding ATP phosphoribosyltransferase regulatory subunit, with protein sequence MKKQMFEKPLGMRDTLPELYQQKERVRNVLSEQLGSWGYHYLDTPILEYYETVGGASAIQDQQLFKLLDQQGHTLVMRPDMTAPIARVAASRLKDQPMPYRLAYAGPVFRAQQFEGGRPAQFEQVGIELIGDPSIYGDGEVIALLAKSLEKIGLPAYQITVGHIGFVRGLLDEVFPEDKEIIEKFIHLLHRKNRVGFEELLEHQSINQQDKDRILQLLTLKGNGDLIDRARQVALSNEKMVEALEELGALKGVLKGYEVTDVMEYDLTLVSHMSYYTGILFEGYAPGLGGLICNGGRYDQLLPAFQSNTSATGFAIHLDDVIEALGQQESQEKPEVLYFKNQQEFLKAVKTAEQSRSEGKRVIIQRKGEDHE